In one window of Tenacibaculum mesophilum DNA:
- a CDS encoding branched-chain amino acid aminotransferase yields MNIDIELIQESKINTVDFNNLVFGRTFTDHMLVCDFANGEWKTPKILPYGPLTFEPSARVFHYGQAVFEGMKAYKDENNDVFLFRPDENFHRINKSGARLAMPPVPENVFFEGLKKLLEIDDAWIKKGIGNSLYIRPFIIASEGAIAASPAEEYKFIIICSPAQSYYAGEVRVLFAEEYSRSADGGVGFAKAAGNYAAQFYPTSLAHKEGYQQIIWTDANTHEYLEEAGTMNIFFRIGNKLITAPTNDRILDGVTRKSIIQLAKDYNIDIEVKRVSVAEIKEAARQGELLEIFGSGTAAVINPIKGFKHQNETFELPETNDSYASFFKEKLLNIQYNKLEDKHNWRVKI; encoded by the coding sequence ATGAATATTGATATTGAGCTTATACAAGAGTCTAAAATAAATACGGTAGATTTTAACAACTTAGTGTTCGGTCGCACTTTTACTGACCATATGCTAGTTTGTGACTTTGCTAATGGAGAATGGAAAACACCTAAAATTTTACCTTATGGACCTTTAACTTTTGAGCCTTCTGCTAGGGTTTTTCATTACGGGCAAGCTGTTTTTGAAGGAATGAAGGCTTATAAAGATGAAAACAATGATGTCTTTTTATTCCGTCCAGATGAAAATTTTCATAGAATTAATAAATCTGGGGCTCGTTTAGCAATGCCTCCAGTTCCTGAAAATGTATTTTTTGAAGGGTTAAAAAAACTTCTTGAGATAGATGATGCATGGATTAAGAAAGGAATAGGAAACTCGTTATATATTCGTCCGTTTATTATTGCTTCAGAAGGAGCTATTGCTGCTTCACCTGCTGAAGAATATAAATTCATAATTATTTGCTCACCTGCTCAATCATATTATGCTGGTGAAGTTAGAGTACTATTTGCTGAAGAATATAGTCGTTCTGCTGACGGTGGTGTTGGTTTTGCCAAAGCCGCTGGTAACTATGCTGCTCAATTTTACCCTACTAGTTTAGCACATAAGGAAGGGTATCAACAAATTATTTGGACTGATGCAAACACCCACGAATACCTTGAAGAAGCAGGTACAATGAATATCTTTTTTAGAATAGGTAATAAACTTATAACTGCTCCTACTAATGATAGAATTTTAGATGGTGTTACTCGTAAATCAATTATTCAACTTGCAAAAGATTATAATATAGATATTGAAGTTAAAAGAGTTTCAGTTGCTGAAATTAAAGAAGCTGCTAGACAAGGTGAACTGTTGGAAATTTTTGGTTCTGGTACTGCTGCTGTTATAAATCCTATAAAAGGATTTAAACACCAAAACGAAACTTTTGAATTACCTGAAACAAATGATTCTTATGCTTCTTTCTTTAAAGAAAAACTACTCAACATTCAGTATAACAAATTAGAAGACAAGCACAACTGGAGAGTTAAAATTTAA
- a CDS encoding DUF4920 domain-containing protein: MKRLLVFATLLSVMFSACKTEKKDAAPAANGIKEQKIAYASFGDEITDSNAISAEEMRIKFKNLKKGDTLNIKFTSTINEVCKKKGCWMKLDLGEEQESMVRFKDYGFFMPLNADNKEVVVNGKAFVTEISVDELQHYAKDAGKSEEEIAKIIEPKYTYAFEADGVLMKK; the protein is encoded by the coding sequence ATGAAAAGACTACTAGTTTTTGCTACGCTTTTAAGCGTAATGTTTAGTGCTTGTAAAACTGAAAAGAAAGATGCAGCTCCTGCTGCGAATGGTATTAAAGAACAAAAGATTGCCTATGCGTCTTTTGGAGATGAGATTACAGATAGCAATGCTATTTCTGCTGAAGAAATGCGAATAAAATTCAAAAACTTAAAAAAAGGGGATACTCTAAACATAAAATTTACTTCAACGATAAATGAAGTGTGTAAGAAAAAAGGGTGTTGGATGAAGTTAGATTTAGGGGAAGAACAAGAGTCAATGGTGCGTTTTAAAGATTATGGTTTTTTCATGCCTTTAAATGCAGATAATAAAGAAGTGGTAGTAAACGGTAAAGCTTTTGTTACTGAGATTTCTGTTGATGAATTACAACATTATGCTAAAGATGCAGGAAAATCAGAAGAAGAAATAGCAAAAATTATAGAACCAAAATACACCTATGCTTTTGAAGCAGATGGAGTGTTAATGAAAAAATAA
- the mnmD gene encoding tRNA (5-methylaminomethyl-2-thiouridine)(34)-methyltransferase MnmD: protein MKREIIITSDGSTTIHLPEWNEQYHSKHGAIQEAYHVFIRNGLKYVDTKSVSILEIGFGTGLNSFITLLEAKKEIDYVGVEAYPVAKEEVAKLNYVAELDADDKREFFEKIHEVSWEEKHNITPNFSLTKRKQFFAEITDENSFDLIYFDAFGARVQPDLWTEDIFRIMFAALKPEGVLVTYSAKGSVRRAMQAVGFDVERLPGPPGKREMLRGTKIIT, encoded by the coding sequence ATAAAACGAGAAATTATCATAACGTCAGATGGTTCTACAACCATTCATTTACCAGAATGGAATGAACAATATCATTCTAAACACGGAGCAATACAAGAAGCATATCATGTATTCATTAGAAATGGACTGAAGTATGTAGACACTAAAAGTGTTTCTATTCTAGAAATAGGCTTTGGTACAGGACTTAATTCTTTTATCACGTTATTGGAAGCTAAAAAGGAGATTGATTATGTTGGAGTAGAGGCATATCCTGTAGCTAAAGAAGAAGTAGCAAAATTAAATTATGTTGCGGAGTTGGACGCCGATGATAAAAGAGAATTTTTTGAAAAAATTCACGAAGTTTCTTGGGAAGAAAAACACAACATTACTCCCAATTTTTCATTAACTAAACGCAAACAATTTTTTGCTGAAATTACCGATGAGAATAGTTTTGATTTGATTTATTTTGATGCTTTTGGAGCAAGAGTACAACCCGATTTGTGGACTGAGGATATTTTTAGAATTATGTTTGCTGCGTTAAAACCAGAGGGTGTTTTAGTAACTTATTCAGCAAAGGGAAGTGTACGACGAGCAATGCAAGCAGTAGGTTTTGATGTTGAGCGTTTACCCGGGCCTCCAGGTAAAAGAGAAATGTTACGAGGAACAAAAATTATAACGTGA
- a CDS encoding tRNA1(Val) (adenine(37)-N6)-methyltransferase — protein sequence MKPFKFKEFTVHQDKTAMKVGTDAVLLGAWCNLGEFPDTILDVGSGTGIISLMLAQRSDAMTIDAVEIDTNAYEQTVENFEQSDWGDRLFCYNASFVEFAEEMSEDEEEYNIIVSNPPFYTDNYETEDVSRNKARFTSSLSFEELLKGVSEILSEYGKFSTIIPFKEEENFIELAKNHNLYLHRVCRVKGTPTTEIKRSLLEMSFVETTIQEEELIIETKRHQYTDAYINLTKDFYLKM from the coding sequence ATGAAACCATTTAAATTTAAAGAGTTTACAGTGCATCAAGACAAAACAGCGATGAAAGTTGGTACCGATGCAGTATTATTAGGAGCGTGGTGTAATTTAGGAGAGTTTCCAGACACAATATTAGATGTTGGCTCTGGTACAGGAATCATTTCGTTAATGTTAGCACAACGAAGTGATGCGATGACTATTGATGCAGTTGAGATTGATACAAACGCTTATGAGCAAACGGTTGAGAATTTTGAGCAGTCTGATTGGGGAGATAGACTCTTTTGTTACAATGCTTCTTTTGTGGAATTTGCAGAAGAAATGTCTGAAGATGAAGAAGAGTATAATATAATTGTATCCAATCCACCATTTTATACTGATAACTACGAAACAGAAGATGTATCGCGAAACAAAGCGCGCTTTACGAGTTCATTATCTTTTGAAGAGTTATTGAAAGGAGTGAGTGAAATATTGTCGGAGTATGGAAAGTTTTCAACTATTATACCGTTTAAAGAAGAAGAAAATTTTATAGAACTAGCTAAAAATCATAATTTATACCTACACAGAGTTTGTCGAGTAAAAGGAACTCCTACTACTGAAATCAAACGTAGTTTATTAGAAATGTCCTTTGTAGAGACTACAATCCAAGAAGAAGAGTTGATAATAGAAACAAAAAGGCACCAGTACACTGATGCCTATATTAACCTTACGAAAGATTTTTATTTGAAGATGTAA
- a CDS encoding acyl-CoA thioesterase, whose product MTTEEKITKSETRIFKAVFPNTTNHYDTLFGGTAMQLMDEVAFITATRFCRQKVVTVSSDKIDFKKPIPAGTIIELVGKVSYIGNKSLKVTVKIFTEQMYSQHREKAIEGEFTFVAIDENKTPIAVIKTGTEELHYSQEHS is encoded by the coding sequence ATGACCACAGAAGAAAAAATAACAAAGTCGGAAACACGTATTTTCAAAGCCGTATTTCCAAATACAACCAATCATTATGACACCCTTTTTGGAGGAACCGCTATGCAACTAATGGACGAAGTTGCTTTTATTACAGCAACACGATTCTGCAGGCAAAAAGTTGTAACCGTAAGTAGTGATAAAATTGATTTTAAAAAGCCTATCCCTGCTGGAACTATTATTGAATTAGTAGGAAAAGTAAGTTATATAGGTAACAAAAGTTTAAAAGTTACTGTTAAAATTTTTACTGAACAGATGTACTCTCAACATAGAGAAAAAGCCATTGAAGGTGAATTCACCTTTGTTGCTATTGATGAAAATAAAACCCCTATTGCTGTCATAAAAACTGGCACTGAAGAACTACATTACTCACAAGAACATAGTTAA
- the metE gene encoding 5-methyltetrahydropteroyltriglutamate--homocysteine S-methyltransferase yields MQTHILGYPRIGSNRELKKACEQYWSGKTSLQELLETGRNICQQNWKTQQEAGIDLIPCNDFSYYDQVLDMTLTVGAIPKRYNEVMLKTSNSELDLYFAMARGYQKDDLDITAMEMTKWFDTNYHYIVPEFYKNQEFKLFSSKIVNEFVGAKQAGINAKPVIIGLVSYLLLGKEKEEGFDKLDLAPKLLPVYIEILQELQTQGAEWIQFDEPFLALDLSEKAKETYQFIYNEIRKKFPKLKFIVTTYFEGLKDNLSLANILPLDALHIDLVRCEEQLDDVLNTLPKNRILSLGVVDGRNIWKNDFEKSLQLIKKVTDKLGSEKTFIASSCSLLHSPCDLDLEISLDTDIKQWLSFAKQKLTEVSLLKELSENTSDENILNAYEENKKAIANRKSSALIHHNDVKLRVDSINETDSRRKNSFLIRKEAQEKVLNLPLFPTTTIGSFPQTKEVRSWRAQFKKGILSSEDYKYLLKEETQKTIQWQEKIGLDVLVHGEYERNDMVEYFGEQLAGVTFTKKGWVQSYGSRCVKPPIIYGDVHRPHPMTVYWSQYAQSLTDKWVKGMLTGPVTILQWSFVRDDQPRSITCQQIALAIRDEVRDLENAGIRIIQIDEPAIREGLPLRKSGWNDYLKWAIEAFKISSCGVNDATQIHTHMCYSEFNDIIQSIAEMDADVITIECSRSQMELLNAFADFKYPNEIGPGVYDIHSPRVPSKEEMVELLQKAQKVIPASRLWVNPDCGLKTRHWDETEKALIAMVSASKEASLSYNANTLETVN; encoded by the coding sequence ATGCAAACGCACATTCTTGGCTATCCGCGTATTGGTAGCAACAGAGAACTCAAAAAAGCCTGCGAGCAATATTGGTCAGGCAAAACTAGTTTACAGGAACTTCTTGAAACAGGAAGAAATATCTGTCAACAAAATTGGAAAACACAACAAGAAGCAGGCATAGACCTTATTCCTTGTAATGATTTTTCTTATTACGATCAGGTGTTAGACATGACGCTTACTGTTGGAGCTATTCCTAAACGTTACAATGAAGTAATGTTAAAAACTTCAAATTCTGAACTTGACCTTTACTTTGCTATGGCAAGAGGATATCAAAAAGATGATCTTGATATCACTGCTATGGAAATGACTAAATGGTTTGACACCAATTACCATTATATCGTTCCTGAATTTTATAAAAATCAGGAATTCAAACTATTTTCTAGCAAAATTGTTAATGAGTTTGTCGGAGCTAAACAAGCAGGGATTAATGCTAAGCCTGTAATTATTGGTTTGGTTAGCTACCTTCTTTTAGGTAAAGAAAAAGAAGAAGGTTTTGATAAATTAGATTTAGCCCCAAAACTACTCCCTGTATATATTGAAATTCTACAAGAACTTCAAACACAAGGTGCAGAATGGATTCAATTTGACGAACCTTTTTTAGCATTAGATTTGAGTGAAAAAGCCAAAGAAACCTATCAATTTATCTATAATGAGATTAGAAAAAAGTTTCCTAAACTAAAGTTTATAGTTACTACTTATTTTGAAGGTTTAAAAGACAATCTTTCATTAGCTAACATACTTCCTTTAGACGCATTGCATATCGACTTAGTTCGCTGCGAAGAACAGCTAGATGATGTATTGAATACTCTTCCTAAAAATAGAATCTTATCGTTAGGTGTTGTAGATGGAAGAAACATTTGGAAAAATGACTTTGAAAAGTCATTACAGCTAATAAAAAAAGTCACTGATAAGTTAGGTTCTGAAAAAACCTTTATTGCTTCTTCTTGTTCTTTGTTGCATTCTCCTTGTGATTTAGATTTAGAGATCTCTCTTGACACTGACATTAAACAATGGCTTTCTTTTGCTAAACAAAAACTTACCGAAGTAAGCTTATTAAAAGAGTTATCTGAAAACACTAGTGATGAAAATATTTTAAATGCTTATGAAGAAAATAAAAAAGCTATTGCCAATAGAAAATCTTCAGCATTAATCCATCATAACGATGTAAAACTACGTGTTGATTCCATTAACGAAACAGATTCTAGAAGAAAAAATAGTTTTTTAATTCGTAAAGAAGCACAAGAAAAAGTATTGAATTTACCGCTATTCCCTACTACAACCATTGGCTCCTTCCCTCAAACTAAAGAAGTAAGAAGCTGGAGAGCTCAATTTAAAAAAGGTATCTTAAGTAGTGAAGATTACAAGTATTTGCTAAAAGAAGAAACTCAAAAAACCATTCAATGGCAAGAAAAAATAGGGTTAGATGTATTAGTTCATGGTGAGTATGAGCGAAACGATATGGTAGAGTATTTTGGTGAACAACTTGCCGGAGTTACATTTACTAAAAAAGGTTGGGTTCAAAGTTATGGTAGTCGTTGTGTAAAACCTCCTATTATTTATGGGGATGTACACAGACCACACCCAATGACTGTTTATTGGTCACAATATGCACAATCTTTAACTGACAAATGGGTTAAAGGAATGCTTACAGGCCCTGTTACTATTTTACAATGGTCGTTTGTGCGTGACGATCAACCTCGTAGCATTACTTGCCAACAAATTGCACTGGCTATACGTGATGAAGTTAGAGACCTAGAAAATGCTGGTATTAGAATTATTCAAATTGATGAGCCTGCTATAAGAGAAGGTTTACCATTACGAAAATCAGGGTGGAATGATTATCTAAAATGGGCTATTGAAGCTTTTAAAATTTCTTCTTGTGGTGTAAATGACGCTACACAAATACATACACATATGTGTTATTCAGAGTTTAACGACATTATTCAAAGCATTGCTGAGATGGATGCCGATGTAATTACTATTGAATGTTCTCGCTCTCAAATGGAGTTGTTAAACGCTTTTGCAGATTTCAAATATCCGAATGAAATTGGACCTGGGGTTTATGACATCCACTCACCAAGAGTTCCTTCAAAAGAAGAAATGGTTGAATTACTACAAAAAGCACAAAAAGTTATTCCAGCTTCTCGTCTTTGGGTAAATCCTGATTGTGGTCTTAAAACTAGACATTGGGATGAAACTGAAAAAGCTTTAATAGCTATGGTTTCAGCTTCAAAAGAAGCCTCTTTAAGCTATAATGCTAACACCTTAGAAACTGTAAATTAA
- a CDS encoding DJ-1/PfpI family protein — MKNLSIVVILLFTIITVGCNSEKSKTNKKTEGVEQVVSPSDTLTKHLKPFNPNLPTIGLLMFNGVLQGEVIATSDVFGKADKDGKQLFNVVAIAETAKPITTEEGMHFVPDYTFENCPKLTALFVPSAYDMYAQVHNNKVVDFIKTKNQETQYTVSNCAGANLIGKSGIADGHKIVTWIGGGEQLQKDYPNLKVQNDSLVTFVKDGKFLSSNGNLASYISALELLEIMTNTEHRKFVESYLYLDQLKNWKK, encoded by the coding sequence ATGAAAAATTTAAGCATTGTAGTAATACTACTTTTTACAATTATTACTGTTGGTTGTAATTCAGAAAAATCGAAAACCAATAAAAAAACAGAAGGAGTTGAACAAGTTGTATCTCCATCTGACACACTAACTAAACACCTAAAACCATTTAATCCTAATTTACCAACTATTGGACTTTTAATGTTTAATGGGGTTTTACAAGGAGAAGTTATAGCAACGTCAGATGTATTTGGAAAAGCAGATAAAGATGGCAAACAACTTTTTAATGTAGTAGCTATTGCTGAAACAGCTAAACCCATTACTACTGAAGAAGGAATGCATTTTGTTCCCGACTATACTTTTGAAAACTGTCCTAAACTAACGGCTTTGTTTGTACCAAGTGCTTACGACATGTATGCACAAGTACATAATAATAAAGTTGTAGATTTTATAAAAACAAAAAATCAAGAAACCCAATACACTGTTAGTAATTGTGCTGGAGCTAATTTAATTGGTAAATCTGGTATAGCAGATGGTCATAAAATTGTAACATGGATTGGCGGCGGTGAGCAACTACAAAAAGACTACCCAAATTTAAAAGTGCAAAACGACAGCTTGGTAACTTTTGTTAAAGACGGTAAGTTTTTATCTTCAAACGGAAATTTAGCAAGTTATATTTCAGCGTTAGAACTTCTCGAAATTATGACAAATACTGAACATAGAAAATTTGTTGAAAGCTATTTATACTTGGATCAACTTAAAAACTGGAAAAAATAA
- a CDS encoding NAD(P)/FAD-dependent oxidoreductase, translating to MKNMKKIVVVGGGFAGLELIKGLGNSENYQIILVDSNNYNFFPPLIYQVSTGFMEPSAISYPFRKILRKFKNARFRLGTLEKVVPEENKIVVSNGEIAYDILVMATGTESNFFGNKNIEKYSLPMKTISDALSLRNVILTRFDRATRIHNPEERKKCLTFVIAGAGPTGVELSGILSEIKTSIIIKDYPELDKNDFGEIHLIDGQSSVLAPMSERAQEYTSKKLSELGVTLTMNTMVNDFDGETVYLSNGEEIHTKNLIWAAGVSAKTFDGFSKENFGAGRRLKTNQFNLVHSYDNIYALGDCALILGDESYPKGHPQLAQPALQQARNLAKNLSRKDTNWKTFQYNDKGSLAIIGRNKAVLDFPGQKQSLKGFVAWLIWIFVHIMGLVNFKNKVRTLYNWLGYYIYKDQYFRMIIKPTQRDTK from the coding sequence ATGAAAAACATGAAAAAAATTGTCGTTGTTGGCGGCGGTTTTGCTGGGTTAGAACTTATAAAAGGGTTAGGAAATTCTGAAAATTATCAAATTATTTTAGTAGATAGTAATAACTATAATTTCTTTCCTCCTTTAATCTACCAAGTATCCACAGGTTTTATGGAACCTTCTGCAATTAGTTATCCATTCAGAAAAATTTTAAGAAAATTTAAAAATGCTCGTTTTCGTCTGGGTACACTTGAAAAAGTTGTTCCAGAAGAAAATAAAATAGTGGTAAGTAATGGAGAAATAGCATATGATATCTTAGTAATGGCTACTGGTACAGAAAGTAATTTTTTCGGAAACAAAAACATTGAAAAGTACAGTTTACCAATGAAAACTATTAGTGACGCCTTGTCACTTAGAAATGTTATTTTAACTCGATTTGACCGTGCTACTAGAATTCACAATCCTGAAGAAAGAAAGAAGTGTTTAACTTTTGTAATCGCTGGAGCGGGTCCTACTGGGGTTGAACTTTCTGGTATTTTATCTGAAATTAAAACTTCAATTATCATAAAAGATTATCCAGAGTTAGATAAAAATGATTTTGGAGAAATTCATCTTATTGATGGTCAAAGCTCTGTATTAGCTCCTATGTCTGAAAGAGCACAAGAATATACCTCTAAAAAGTTAAGTGAACTCGGAGTAACATTAACGATGAACACCATGGTTAATGATTTTGATGGTGAAACTGTATATTTATCAAACGGAGAAGAAATACATACTAAAAACCTTATATGGGCTGCCGGTGTATCTGCTAAAACATTTGATGGTTTTTCAAAAGAAAACTTTGGTGCTGGTAGAAGGTTAAAAACAAATCAGTTCAATCTAGTACACTCATATGATAACATTTATGCTTTGGGTGACTGTGCTTTGATTTTAGGAGACGAAAGCTATCCTAAAGGGCATCCTCAATTAGCACAACCTGCATTACAACAAGCTAGAAACTTAGCTAAAAACCTTTCTAGAAAAGATACAAACTGGAAAACTTTTCAATATAATGATAAAGGTTCATTAGCTATTATTGGAAGAAATAAGGCTGTATTAGATTTCCCAGGACAAAAACAATCATTAAAAGGTTTTGTTGCATGGTTAATTTGGATTTTTGTACATATTATGGGGCTTGTAAACTTCAAAAATAAAGTAAGAACTCTATACAACTGGTTAGGCTATTACATATACAAAGACCAATATTTTAGAATGATTATTAAACCTACTCAAAGAGATACTAAATAA
- a CDS encoding Crp/Fnr family transcriptional regulator has translation MGKSILKNHIKNYTNLSEEKLTEILSFFDCQSYKKKEILLLTNKRCNKLFFVTKGCLHLYFIDSLGYKKTTQFALENWWLTDFLAFRNQKHANFTIETVENSEILSISFSKYNELLNKFPLLEKYFRSIYETAYGAALMRLKYINSYSKEDIFFRFRKDFPDFVQRVPQYLLASFLGLTPEYLSEIKRK, from the coding sequence ATGGGTAAAAGCATTTTAAAAAATCATATTAAAAATTACACAAATCTTTCTGAAGAAAAATTAACGGAAATACTTTCTTTTTTTGATTGTCAATCCTACAAAAAAAAAGAAATTTTATTACTCACAAATAAACGTTGTAATAAACTATTTTTTGTTACCAAAGGTTGCTTACATTTATATTTTATTGATAGTTTGGGCTACAAAAAAACTACACAGTTTGCTCTAGAAAATTGGTGGTTAACTGACTTTTTAGCTTTTCGGAACCAAAAACATGCTAACTTTACCATAGAAACAGTTGAAAACTCTGAAATTTTGTCAATCTCCTTTTCAAAATATAACGAGTTATTAAATAAGTTTCCCTTATTAGAAAAATATTTTAGAAGTATATATGAAACCGCATACGGAGCTGCTTTAATGCGTTTAAAATACATTAACAGTTACTCTAAAGAAGATATCTTTTTTAGATTTAGAAAAGACTTCCCTGATTTTGTACAACGAGTACCCCAATATTTATTAGCTAGTTTTTTAGGATTAACTCCTGAATATTTAAGTGAAATTAAAAGAAAATAG
- a CDS encoding saccharopine dehydrogenase family protein, which translates to MRNILIIGAGRSSSSLIKYLLDKSSQENLHITIGDVSLESAQSKIHNHSSATAIQLDVFNAEERSNAIQKADIVISMLPARFHIEVAKDCITYGKHMVTASYISDEMKALDEEAKAKGLVFMNEIGLDPGIDHMSAMQVIDRIKEQGGKMLLFESFCGGLVAPESDTNLWNYKFTWNPRNVVLAGQGGASMFIQEGTYKYIPYQKLFRRTEFLTINGSGRFEAYANRDSLKYRSIYGLEDIKTMYRGTIRKVGFSRAWNVFVQLGMTDDTYTIEDSENMSYRDFTNLFLAYSPSDSVELKFRSYAKIDQDDLMWDKFVELDIFNPNKKVGLKNATPAEILQKILMDSWTLEAEDKDMIVMHHIFGYQYKEENHQIESSMVIKGDDQTYTAMAKTVGLPVAMATVRILNGDITTPGVQLPINEEVYEPILKELEDYGITFVEKEVPYLGYNPESIKG; encoded by the coding sequence ATGAGAAATATATTGATTATTGGTGCTGGTAGATCGAGCTCTTCACTTATAAAATATTTATTGGATAAATCTTCACAAGAAAACCTACATATAACTATTGGTGATGTTTCGTTAGAAAGCGCTCAATCTAAAATTCACAATCATTCAAGTGCTACAGCAATACAGCTAGATGTTTTTAATGCTGAGGAGCGCTCAAATGCAATTCAAAAAGCTGACATTGTTATTTCAATGTTACCTGCTCGTTTTCATATTGAAGTAGCTAAAGATTGTATTACTTATGGAAAACACATGGTTACTGCGTCTTATATTTCTGATGAAATGAAAGCTTTAGATGAAGAAGCTAAAGCTAAAGGTTTAGTATTTATGAACGAAATTGGTCTGGATCCAGGAATTGACCACATGAGTGCTATGCAAGTTATTGATCGTATAAAAGAACAAGGAGGAAAAATGCTATTATTTGAATCTTTTTGTGGTGGATTAGTAGCTCCTGAAAGCGATACCAACTTATGGAATTATAAATTTACTTGGAACCCAAGAAATGTAGTATTAGCTGGTCAAGGTGGAGCTTCAATGTTTATTCAAGAAGGAACCTATAAGTATATTCCATATCAAAAATTATTTAGAAGAACTGAATTTTTAACTATTAATGGCAGTGGAAGATTTGAAGCGTATGCAAACCGTGATTCTTTAAAGTATAGAAGTATTTATGGTTTAGAAGATATTAAAACCATGTATCGTGGAACTATTCGTAAAGTTGGTTTTTCTCGTGCTTGGAATGTTTTTGTCCAGTTAGGAATGACTGATGACACTTACACTATTGAAGATTCTGAAAACATGAGCTATCGTGATTTCACTAACCTTTTCTTAGCCTATTCTCCTTCAGATTCTGTTGAATTAAAATTCCGTTCGTATGCAAAGATTGATCAAGATGATTTAATGTGGGATAAATTTGTAGAGTTAGACATCTTCAATCCGAACAAAAAAGTAGGCTTAAAAAACGCTACCCCTGCTGAAATTTTACAAAAAATATTGATGGATTCTTGGACTCTTGAAGCTGAGGATAAAGATATGATTGTAATGCATCATATTTTTGGGTATCAATACAAGGAGGAAAATCATCAAATAGAAAGTAGTATGGTTATTAAAGGTGATGATCAAACCTATACTGCTATGGCAAAAACTGTTGGCTTACCTGTAGCTATGGCTACGGTACGTATTTTAAACGGTGACATCACAACTCCTGGAGTTCAATTACCGATTAACGAAGAGGTGTACGAACCAATTTTAAAAGAATTAGAAGATTACGGAATTACTTTTGTTGAAAAAGAAGTTCCGTATTTAGGCTATAACCCTGAGAGTATAAAAGGATAA
- a CDS encoding DUF423 domain-containing protein, with product MYKNLTIAAVLGMIAVILGAFGAHALKTRLTPEALESFETAVRYQFFHVFLLLFVNMFTELTNKEKNRISYFLIAGILLFSGSIYLIYLANVPAKAIWFVTPLGGVLLIVGWSLLAYSFFKKVIKG from the coding sequence ATGTATAAAAATTTAACAATAGCTGCAGTCTTGGGAATGATTGCTGTGATTTTAGGTGCCTTCGGAGCTCATGCTTTAAAAACAAGATTAACACCAGAAGCTTTAGAGAGTTTTGAAACCGCTGTACGCTATCAGTTTTTTCATGTGTTTTTATTACTTTTTGTAAATATGTTTACTGAGCTTACTAACAAAGAAAAAAACAGAATTAGTTATTTTTTAATAGCTGGGATTTTATTGTTTTCTGGGTCTATATATTTAATTTACTTAGCGAATGTTCCTGCAAAAGCAATTTGGTTTGTAACGCCGTTAGGAGGAGTGTTATTAATCGTTGGTTGGAGCCTTTTAGCATATAGCTTTTTTAAAAAAGTTATTAAAGGTTAA